One part of the Rutidosis leptorrhynchoides isolate AG116_Rl617_1_P2 chromosome 1, CSIRO_AGI_Rlap_v1, whole genome shotgun sequence genome encodes these proteins:
- the LOC139870866 gene encoding uncharacterized protein, producing MIIQGREMTYGWPFGLGNMNTTLGVPEAEAVPGAREPHTFQRSLLSFSSFSSSNFDTESTASFFQDNSVSLGRLIGIRQRDNGTLYFPRPVCIQEQRSQRSQVSSARGVCVPNLLNMLGKIGRSKSHSRH from the exons ATGATCATCCAG GGTCGTGAGATGACATACGGATGGCCATTTGGGCTCGGCAATATGAACACAACACTTGGTGTACCTGAGGCTGAGGCTGTACCAGGTGCTAGAGAACCACACACTTTTCAACGTTCCTTGTTAAGTTTTTCTTCATTTTCATCATCCAATTTCGACACAGAG TCAACAGCATCATTCTTTCAAGACAATAGTGTGTCACTAGGGAGACTAATTGGAATCAGACAACGAGACAATGGAACCTTATACTTTCCAAGACCAGTATGCATACAAGAACAAAGATCCCAACGCTCCCAAGTATCATCCGCCCGAGGTGTTTGTGTTCCTAATTTGTTGAACATGTTAGGCAAGATCGGCAGAAGTAAAAGTCACTCAAGACATTGA